AGGTGTTGTTGGGGTCTCGACTCTATCTTGTGCCTCATTATGaatgttttctcttttaacTCATTCATCTCATTATTAATGAGATTTGTTGGACAATGAAAATAACTTTGATGTATTGCATGTTGCTCTCTTACCGTAATTAACTTGATTAAAATATTCAGGTGTACCCAATGCTTGTATAAGTATATCATTTGGATCATAgtattttatccatttttttcaaGTAGTTCTATAAAAACTCATGCTATATataacatgaaaataaaaatcattaattcttataaaaaattattatcaatacCTAATATGGTAGATTAAATATTGTGTTAttgtgtaataaaaaaaaaccaaaaacttaaaattaaactaaaatagtCATCTAAGTAATtagcatagttttaaaaggctcaagacGCAAAGCAGTCCTGAAACCTGAGGTGTAAGGCGCACCTAAGGTGCgagctttagtgaagtgaggcgcactctaatttacatatattttttctctatttttctcctatttttcctCCTCCTCTTCGTCTTCTTCACTTCTTCACTGCATGGTTGAGGGTAGGGCAAAATTTGGGAGAGTTGTCGGGTTGAAAACAACCAGAAAAGGGGGCTGGAAGGGAAAACAGGGCCAAAACGACATCGTTTTAgcctgttttttattttaaaggaacaAGCTCCAAAACAATATCGTTTTGAcctattctttttaaaataaaaagggtcaaacgatgtcgttttggtcccaaaaaataaaattagggcGTCTTTCTGCCCTCTATAACCTGACGtcaaaaaagaagagaaggagaagaagaaaaagaagaaaaatgagaaggagaaagaaaaaaaagaggtagGGGGTCGAGGCACACCTGTGGACTGCACCGCGCCTTGCGCGCTTAAGTGTCACCTTCATGAAGGGGCGTCACTTGCCTTCAGGTGAGGCGGCGGAGGGTGGCGTCGTGCCGCTCGGAGCCTAGGCgcgcctttcacaactatggtAATTAGGTAAAATTTCATTACTTACTATTCAATCAACTACAGGTTGATTGATGTCATCATATTGTCCATTCTTCTCTCAAACTTTCTTTCATAATATGCTCATGTTAATCTTTGGATCCATTTTGCTTCATCTATTACACATTGACAAGTTAGATTCATTAGACaatatcaattttgaagactattaCAAAGCCTCAACAAACATTTAatgtaaatttatcatattatcATTCACTTACCATTTCATACTTCATACAAGCATACCCTTTTCTACTAATCTAATGATTATATATGTTCTTTgcttattttactttttgaatttttcttaccTTCTATAAATAGTAAATTACTAAATATTGTGGTTAAAGAATTTATGGGAGTAAATTAACTTGTCATGAAACCTCAATGTCataagatgcttcaaatgaccctccccatgaaCTTATATAGGAGGTAGGAAGCTTGTAGAGGCCTTTGGAGACATCTACACTTAACTACAAAGTGGAAGAGTATGGAAGCTTTTAGAGAGGGCTAGAGATGTCCACGCATCTCTACACTTTTCTAAGAGAGCATTGGAATAGTGTGGGGTGTTCTAGAGTCTTCCAAAGACATCTTATACATAGACTAGTGTAGGAGCTTCTAGATTATttttgatttgtaaggaaccctccaaggttctagagacttcttaaggtgcctataaataggttaaCAGGAAGTTTGACTCTTTTACTTctattatttgtgatttaagGTTTAATAATCATCCCTTACAATTTTCTTACATGCATATTGCATCGGGCACATCTATTTCATCGAATGTTTCAACATTTGGTAATGCATTGATAACAAGATGGTGCTCTATACAATCATTTAGTTAGGTCATCAACAccttttttttccacaaaatacaaaaactaaaataaaatgatcTGATTTGTAGCCTAACTTGTTGAAGTCAACCAATGTGAACCTAAACTCATCCATTTCATCAAATGTTTTAACATTTGGTAATGGATTAACATAAGGATGGTACTCCATACAATCATTAGTTAGATCATCGACATCCTCATTTTCAACAAAATCTTTTTGAAGTGGTAATAGATCAATTGACCATTTGAGATTAAGTTGGTCTTGCACATGGAAGACTTTCTTAGCTTGAGACGctaaaataaaaggatttgATTTGTGGCTTAACTTGTTGAAGTTAACTAATGTGACCTCAAATTCATCCATTTTGATGCCACTCTTGTTTGTACACCAAATCGCAATTAAAAACTAGAATCTCAAACATATTATAACTAAGGTATATTCCATATCTCAATGATGACTCCATAGAAACATAATTTGCAGAACTTAGGGTTCTTATCGTTAAGAACCTTAACGATAAGAAAAACCAGAGATAGAGTTACTACGGCTTTGTAATATTTTAGGTTGTTGTCCTTTGGGATCAACTTTAATGTGTACGCAAATCAAAGACTGTCTAGGCATTGCTACAACATCATGTTAACAACGAAAGACAAAAATGGTGTGGAAGCCAAAAAGTTGGTCAAATAGAAATTACAATATTGCTCTCAACCACCTGATGAATAGGAGTTCCCCATCATCACAATTACAATATGGCTCTCGTTTAATTGATGAACAAGAGTTTCCCATCATCAAGCAGTCGTTGCAATTCTACCCTTTGTCCATCTCAAAACCATGTAAACAGGTATTACTTGGCACATAATTGTCTTCGAATGAAGTTGATATGTTACTTGCTTTCTTGCGAGCTAACTCTCATGTATTCACTTAGCAACATGATGATATAACCAAGATCGACCTCACCATAGCCAAATATTGACTAAACATCAAACATGGGAGTTGACCCATTAGACAAAAGAAACATCGATTTCATCTAAAGCAACAAGAAGTCACCCTTAAGAAGTGAAAATACTTGAAGTTGGGTTCATACGTGAAACTCAATACCTAAAGTGGCTGGCAAATGTAGTGGTTATTGTTCCTAAGAAGATTGAAAAGTGGAGAATATGCATGGAATACACAAATATGAATGATGAAGCTTGCCTAAAAGATTGGTTCCCATTACCACAAATTGATTAGCAAGGGAGGAATTAATGAAGCTTATGAAGGTAGTTGAATAGGCCcttgaaattttggaagaaacTGATGGGATTCTCATTCACCAAAAATGTGGTTGATAACATCATCCACCTACGTCTACCTAAAGCCCATTCTCTCCATGATTTCCAAAAGAAAGCTCCGATTAATATGATTATGGTAAGCCCTCTATGTCAAGCTTCTTAAATGACTTTTGGCATTTATTCTTCGGCCTTGAATCAATGGTAAGCCTTCTATGATATCCAAAATTTCTCTAGCTAACATGTTACTATATTTGGCAGGGGCTGTTTTAGAAGATTTTTATTGTTTCTGGTATGCCTATAGATTAGAGCTTATTGTggaaaaataaagttaaaaagtcTAGCTTCTTcgttcttttcttctttcattattttatgtGCTCTGGACAGAATCTAAATCCTTCCCTTTCATCATGAGAAAAGTGATGGTGCAAATATCCATAAGGTTGGTTCTTGTTTCATCCTAGGCCCACACCGTGTTGAGATGGAAAAAAAACTCAGCAGTACATGAAATATGAGAAACTTTAAAAAGCTACATTGCAAACTAAACAAGCAAGTTTCCTGGGAATATATATACTAGGCTAAAAGACACTAAAAACGGTTATGCCCACTTAATCAAATATAGAGTAATTGAAAAAGTGAACAATCTGCAGCGTTGAATCGGGATATGATGGATTCTGTAGTTTTGTTTGGACCCTATGGCTTTTTCTCTTTGTTGTTGCTTTTTCGTGTTGTTCTTAAGCATATTTCCTCCTTCCTTGTTCTTTCCTGCACGTATCCTCAGTGGGTGCATGATGCAAACACGTTATATGACAAAATAAAGAGAGATTTCCCAATCACAAGAAAACTGGTTGATCCTGAAAAGTTGAGGCTCAAACAAGCATATTGTTTGTTGCAGCCACAAGTCCATAATTAGAAGGTTCATGGTCTCTTTCTTTGTCATCTGTTTTCATTTGCAATATGTCAGCAGATTTTTTGTTACAAAGTCCTATAATTTTCTCTGATCATAGAACAATGATTTGAACTTTTGAAAAATGGACCATTGAAGTATTCCAAATATATAGAGTTTTGAATGAGAAACCAACCATAGAAACTCAAAATGGGGACCAGATTGGTAGTAGATCAAGGTACCATAACCCTTCCTTTTAATATTTTGGATACTGGGTTGGTCTCTTGCCATTCGAAATTGAGGACTggagaaattattttcaagaagcaTCATTTCACAAATTGCTTGGCAGCAATGTTCAATTTCAAAATGGGAGTTGTCAGTAATTGCTGGTTCCTTAATTCTCTAAACTTGATATCATTTAGATGAATGACAAGCTCTATACAATCAAAATTAACCACAACATATTATTGACCAGTCCTTGTCACTGGATCTAAATACTCCAACCTACTAAAGCAATTTTCCAACTGCCAAGCTAGttgaaaattcattaatatCAACCCTTTTCCTCAACACAACAAAACCCTAGAAGAAGATgtggaaaaaggaagaaaattctaaaaattggtGGTACATTGATATCATGGAATCCAAATTTGCAATGGGCATCAAATATTATTCAGCGCCCCCTTTGTTGTTCAATAAATTTGGAGCCTTGCGGTTCACTTCTTCGGTTGGATTGTCATGAATGAGGATTGATTGTTGAGACTCTACACATTGTCAATGTGGATCCCTTGAGTCCATGCTAGTGGGAAATTGCGTACCCCTTGGTGTAAGGGGACGTCTGTACAATGGTCTAAGCAATGCCCTCAACCATCTGAATCGGTCTCACGGAATGGTAGAGGAACAGCGTTCACTGCCCTGAACTTGCCAACATTGTTCAAATGTTCATTCTCCAACCTGTGGTTCATGGGTTATAAGTATCAGGAGCCTAATTTTCAGGATACAAAACAGCTGCTAAAGTGACACTAAAAATACCTGTAGAAATTCCAGTGCCCACGTCTGATAACCTCAAGAGAAGCCAAGAAAAAGTCTAGCATCCGGGACTCCAACATTCCAACATTGAATCGTGTGACTGTCTCCACCCAAGCAACTCTCAGGACCAGATTCAAGACCTGAGGACCAGTTTCTTGTCATTttcagaattaaaaaaaaaaaccagagcATTAAATTTCACTTTAGGAAAGACAACTCACAATGGAGACATAGTAGAtgcttttgtttttgagaatcaGATCATCTCTGAGCCATGGGTTCTTGGATTTGGGGTTTAGAAGGTTCCAGTCCTGAACAAAATCCCAATACAACTGATAAACTGTGGCCAACACAGAGGTGACCAGGACCACAACCAACCATAGTTCGGTTTTCTGGTTAGCATACGTTATCCTGGCACCAGCTGCTACCATGGCCGAAACATACTTGCCCATGTTAGCCAAATGTTTGGGGTCACACTCATCGAACCATCGTCTTGCACACttgaaattacatcaaaaaaacATATGTTAATTAGACTAGTAGTATAAAGTTATTGTAGGGGAAGTGTTGAGGAAAATATATGATATGGACCAAGAGTAAACACAAATTAGAAACAGAAACTCCTTTGAAATGgtatgaaggaaataaaaacaactatATTCACAGAGGTTACCTGCATGGCACGCCAATAGTATGGTGCAAAGGAGATGACATAAGCAAGCTCCCTGTATAACCTTCCAGATTTGCAGGTCTCATAGCGATGCGTTCTGAAACTTCGAGCCAGGAAGTAGCAGGCTGTGGATTCCATGTGCCTCAGCAGAGGAATCTACAAACAGGAAGAAACAATCAGTACCTATAACACAATTACCAAATTGAGTTTTAGGCTTAAGAATGTTTACCTGGCTAGTAAGTTGGTCAGCCATGAAAAAGTCCACCATCAAAACCTGCACAGAAGTTGTCATCAATTATGCTTTAATTGCCACTGTTGAAGTAATTCAGCCACATATAAATAAATGTatgaaatgagaagaaataaAATGTACCTTATAGAATGGAGAGCAGACTATGTTGCGAATGATCCGAAGAAAGCAATAGCGAGTAGGACGATAAAAGATGTTAAATGGGCATATCAGCAGCCCGATGACAAACTGAAAATGGGATTGACAGTTAGCACAAAGATATAAAGGATTGACTCTTGCTTTTTCTGAATCTTTGGACCAATACTAACCAAAAGAAGAAATCCAGGAATGGCGTCAACTTGGGTTGGAGAAAAGCCACTGGAACGCAGGAGGAGGTGAACGACCATGGCCCCAACCACTGCTGTCATGAAGGAGGTGCATATGAGGAATGCATCTCTGTACTTGAGGGCTGTGCTGGGTgtgaattcaaatatgaaattgtAGTTGATCCTTGTACTCTTCCACATGAACAAGTTGCATCCATACATAAACAAATGCAAGCTTAGCAATGCAAATGCGCTGCACACAATTACACTTACAGCTTCAGCTATCATACATCAGAAAAAAAACCTactttttcatattcaattcaaatatgaactttaaAAAGGAGTGAAAAATGCACCTGAAAACAGGGTAAACAGTTTCCATATAACCCGCCTCTGTTCCAGGGGAGAACAAACCGCTTAGGTGGGCTAAGATTGCGTACACACTGaacaaacttacaaaacaaccTGTAAACAACCCTGCATGCACGGAACAAAACacaaacaaacaagaaaaaaattgacgTTAAAAGCTTGATGAAGGTAGGGTAGAATGGAAAAGGAAATATTAATTTGGATTGAGATAAAAGAGGGAGATGGTACCAACAAAGAAGGTGACCATGTGTGAGTCCCTGTGATGTTGGGGTCTCAAGAACTTCATTGCCTTCTTCCTGTCATTGTTGGCGAAGTGCCTAGTGAATATGGACTCCACTTCGTCCATTAGTCTAACCACCTTCAATTATCATCACAATCACaacaacaaattatatatatgacTAATGAAAACAACTAAGAAACTGTTTTTCAAAGTGGGAAAAGGTGTCTTCATACTCAACAATTATGTCTTCCACACAATACTTATGCAACATATAAATCAGAGATACTGCATATAATATAAAAGGGTTTCCAAGTTATGTACCTTATCGGAGCTAATGAAATGAGATCTCTTCACTGATTTCAGATAATTTCCTGATGCCTGTTGATTCGACACCTGCTCACCCATAAGAAAAGGGTAGGCCATTAAACTCATTAATTAATACCTCTTCACGTATAGTACACATgaaattagaaaacaattaagCCTAGGCACTTTGGGTGGGGGATGAGGCCCTTGAGGGTGTAGAGTCCCATTGAATTGGGTTAAGCCTATTACCATCCGATGGTCAAATATACGAAATGTTTGATCTAATGCTTCACAAATCTTACCTTATCGAATTTCTTGAGTATCTTGATAAAAGCCACCATATTCAGGGAGCTGCCAAAAATGGAGTGCTGATCAGAACCCAATTTAAAGAAATCTTTTGCGCAGaaactataaataaattctCTTGCAAGGCAACATGTGcatcaattaataaaaataaaaacctgtAAGTTTTCAATAAACCGAGGCCTCTGTAGAGCTCCACAAATGCCCCTCTGATCATTTTCTCAGCACACTGAATTTTCTTCCGATTAATGAAATCTCCGGCGCCTTCCTTTTTGGGGTTGTTTACTAGATCCTCCCAAAGCATAGATGTAACGGCTGAAATGGAACGAGTAGGTGTTGTGGTTGGAATGTCAATTCTCATGGACATCTttggttttccattttttgttttggatcgTACTTCAGACCCAATGAAATTCACCCCATTTCGTTCTAATGCTGCAATAACGCTATCTGTCTCTGGGGTTTGTCCGGGAGTTTCCTCGAATTCAGTTGGACTTTCTGCACAAGTAAGAAATTCACctctgattttctttttctacattCCATCTTGGATAATTTTCTTGGATttctaaaataatcattttttgcCCTTTGTGGAAAACTGACTCCGCCCCATGGGATCTCCTTATAGATGGTGTGAGAAATAATTATCTAAGAATTGactgaaatttttaatattaacatTTTTGAAAGGACATGGCACTCTAGAAGCCACACCATGCAACAGAAGATATGGGTTGACAAATAGTAATGAGTAAATTTGTCGCAGACCACGTAAAGGACCATGCAGTCAAATCTGGAGTGAATTACCATGGCACCCCCACACTTTCGATGTAATAACTAAAAAAACCCTCACCGGACAAGTCGGAGTTCCGGGCAGAAGATGACCAGGAACGAAGAAGATGGCCGGAGTTGGAGCGGGACTGAAAATTCTTGCGCTGGCGGTCGGTGAGAATCTGCTTGAGGTCAAGCAGATTCTGCAGCTGCTTATTGAGGTTCTCTCCTCTTTCAAGAAACTCGGTCTCTTTGGTTCTGTAGAACTGGTTCACCTTGTCAAGCTCTTCGTCTAACCTCTCAAAGAACATCCTCACCTGAGAGTTCACCACGATTCAAAATTGATCTAcaaaaaaataccatttttgTTGATGTTTTCATCGAGTTTTTTGGTACCTCATCTTCTTCGGAGAACAACTGAACCAGCTCATCAGATTCAGAGActtggtcttcttcttcttcttcttcctttccaTGATGatgttgttgttcttcttcgTCTTCATCTTTCTCTCCTCCTTCTATGGCTTTGTTGCTCCTCACCTGCATATTCACCAACAGATTTCTTGTTGTTTAGCGTCTCTGTCATTGATATTTTTACGTGTTGTGGTTGTATTTTATTTCCAAATGTTCACGATGATTTCGTGATCATAGGTGCAAAACCAACCGTTTCATTGCTTTCGTGAGACAGCGAGGAACTCAAAAAGATGGCAGGCCCCAAAAGCCATGAAAActcagagaaagaaaaagagagagacaaaacccttttgttttttcccctttttttttagtgtGAAATCAACCAAGTTTCAAAAGTCATTCACaagtctagagagagagagagtttgggGTTGGTGAGAAGAACCGGAAAAGGATGAGAGAGTAAGTTTAAGAAGCCAAAAAAAGAGGGAGTGTCGGCATATCAGTTTAGGTATCAGAATACCGGATACCCGAAACTTATGCCTGCAAATGACCTCAATTTTGCATTTTTCCATTCCCCAAATTACGAAAACCGGATTTCCCTCATTTTTCGGttggaaaaatatgaattttgcaAGTTTCGTCAACTTTTAGAAAAGTTTCAAGTTTCGAACTCGCCGGAAAATCAAGAATAAGCTAAACCCACTCTGTAAAACTGCCGGAGAAGCTATAAAAGCAACCGGAATCCGAACCCATTAATCTCCGGTACGAATTATAATGGTTGAAGTTAATGGAGTTTAATCGTATCAAAATATGTTCACACTTTTATACCTGAATTGTGTCCGCTTTGTCATGGGGATTGGGAAACTTATGGCGGATTTTCTTGACGAGGGAGCGAATAGGATCGAGAATGGAGAGACCGAAATTGGTGTCAATGTCTTGGGTCTGTTTGGGTATTCTGGAAAGCTTAATCTTCTTGATGTTCTTCTTGAGTTGCCAGTAATTGACGAAGGCGTCTTTCCATTCTGGGATGAGTTGAGCTTCGAGCTCCTTGGAGAACTTCACCATTTTTATggaagaagaatgaaaaagtGGAGGGgaagagaaggagaagagaTCGGATATATGAGACGGCCTCCAGGTTTATATACACAAAGACTCGTGAATACAGAGCCTGGGATGGGAGGGACAGAGACGGGACATCACTCCTTTGTTTCAAATTAATATTCCCATCTCCGACTTCGACCTTCtaacatattttcttttattttaaaattaaatagattaattaatgtattaaaaaattattttaattatttcgcACGTTTTAGAATTCATTAGaactgaaaaatgaaaatattggtactgaatttttatttttatttttaaatgaatattagTGTAACATAATAGGGTCAtatattctattattttaattaaatattttattattttatcgattttaatcaaataaaatattatttaatcctTCGAGTTAATCCTTCTTGTTTGtacttttttcttccttctctctttcaAGGAATTTGTATGTAATTAATGacaaacctttttaaaaaatatgttaatagTTAATCGATGTATTGGACTGCAGATACAATAATGGAATtacataaattattttgaatattaacaattaaaaataaataaatcatattaaCAATTATgctgaattgaaattttgaaagttatGGTATGTTAagtaactgttttcaaaaatagttttttttttaaaaaaaattaaaataattttttagaactctTCTATActtttttgtaaaacaaaaatttgtttgaaaacttaaaatattttaaatttattttttactattttaaatatattttaaaaaattatttttatatctagtgttttatttttaattattctacatatttatataattattttttaaaataattctcaaaaaataaaagaaaacaattaaaatatgttttcaaaaattaaaaaatgatttttaattgtcaataatatttttctgattttttgttaggaagaatataaaattattttaaaaaacaattctcaaatagGTATTAATTGTTTTAGTATCCATAAGatacaaaaagaaagaatattGGGTATTTTCtaagtaaataatataaaaaaagttgatAATGAAAATTTGCATAAATTGATTACAAGAATATTTTAAGGTCAACTTTGGAAAGAAAATTGGTATCCTTCTAAAAAAACTCGTCTAGCCTGTTTTTAAACatagaataaaattataagactttctattttaaatattttcttttaattaaatggAGAGTGACAtgcttttatatatacatattaaaatctaaattatttttagtatgcATTTCAAAGTAGAAAACATTTAATACGATagagtgtttttgtttttgtttttgttttaataaagttaaaaatttaaagCAAAGAGATTAAAAGAGTAAAACTTTTTAtgagttaaaaattaaatacttttacaaaaTAGCTTTTAAACATATACTTAGAAGTTAACAAAAAGATTTGGAACGGTGTTTGTGtgttttattgaatagaaaaagtcaaaatattgataaaaatatcattttaattatgtttgattgatATCAACGAATCACctttaactaaatagaaaaagttaaatatttttactttttctattcaaccaaaaaacaaagacTACCtcatttcttatatattttaatttaaaaaaattatatttatactaTTTATACCTTCATGTCAACTATCAATTTCTTAGGACAAAAATGCATATTTATGGTGTTgttgaaatatattttctatttcctatttttaagaataaaaacttcattcaataaaatataacaaatgtTCTCTAAAAAGTGGAGATGACAATTCATGTTGGCCGATCGTATTCGCATCGTATCAAAGTCCAGATATTCTACTATATAACTCAATCCAAACTCgatacaaataataatcatgtaaatattataaactCAAACACTACTTAATTATTGAATAGATAACATAACATGTAACCCATTTAACctttttaataatcaaatcctTTTATCTAATAATCAGATTAAgttatgttttatatatgtatatataattaatatcttaactaatatatttataactcgattgatttatttatttaaaaataaatttaaaatgagttaaatatgggttaaataatttaaatatataattatattaatagagAAATTATTAAGTGAGTCAATTCAGATCAAATTCATGTATATAGGTTGACTAAAAAATTACATACTTATTAAATGGATATACAAATTGATACGAATTTAACTCAAACTTATTTATATTCCATTTAAACCCATAAAAAACTGTTAGGTTTACATGCTCAGAACTCTAACTTATTTATACTCAACTCAAACCTGCGAGGACATTGAGTTCATGTAGTGTTAACGAATTGTATCAAACTCAATCACCCTTCTAAAAAGTAAAACTTAGTTCatgatgttatatatatatatatatatataacatcattcttatattttatataaatttaaaaaaaaaaaacagaaaacagaagATACATCGAAATCCATTTAAGCGAGT
This region of Vitis vinifera cultivar Pinot Noir 40024 chromosome 5, ASM3070453v1 genomic DNA includes:
- the LOC100244364 gene encoding phosphate transporter PHO1 isoform X1, yielding MVKFSKELEAQLIPEWKDAFVNYWQLKKNIKKIKLSRIPKQTQDIDTNFGLSILDPIRSLVKKIRHKFPNPHDKADTIQVRSNKAIEGGEKDEDEEEQQHHHGKEEEEEEDQVSESDELVQLFSEEDEVRMFFERLDEELDKVNQFYRTKETEFLERGENLNKQLQNLLDLKQILTDRQRKNFQSRSNSGHLLRSWSSSARNSDLSESPTEFEETPGQTPETDSVIAALERNGVNFIGSEVRSKTKNGKPKMSMRIDIPTTTPTRSISAVTSMLWEDLVNNPKKEGAGDFINRKKIQCAEKMIRGAFVELYRGLGLLKTYSSLNMVAFIKILKKFDKVSNQQASGNYLKSVKRSHFISSDKVVRLMDEVESIFTRHFANNDRKKAMKFLRPQHHRDSHMVTFFVGLFTGCFVSLFSVYAILAHLSGLFSPGTEAGYMETVYPVFSAFALLSLHLFMYGCNLFMWKSTRINYNFIFEFTPSTALKYRDAFLICTSFMTAVVGAMVVHLLLRSSGFSPTQVDAIPGFLLLFVIGLLICPFNIFYRPTRYCFLRIIRNIVCSPFYKVLMVDFFMADQLTSQIPLLRHMESTACYFLARSFRTHRYETCKSGRLYRELAYVISFAPYYWRAMQCARRWFDECDPKHLANMGKYVSAMVAAGARITYANQKTELWLVVVLVTSVLATVYQLYWDFVQDWNLLNPKSKNPWLRDDLILKNKSIYYVSIVLNLVLRVAWVETVTRFNVGMLESRMLDFFLASLEVIRRGHWNFYRLENEHLNNVGKFRAVNAVPLPFRETDSDG
- the LOC100244364 gene encoding phosphate transporter PHO1 isoform X2, whose protein sequence is MFFERLDEELDKVNQFYRTKETEFLERGENLNKQLQNLLDLKQILTDRQRKNFQSRSNSGHLLRSWSSSARNSDLSESPTEFEETPGQTPETDSVIAALERNGVNFIGSEVRSKTKNGKPKMSMRIDIPTTTPTRSISAVTSMLWEDLVNNPKKEGAGDFINRKKIQCAEKMIRGAFVELYRGLGLLKTYSSLNMVAFIKILKKFDKVSNQQASGNYLKSVKRSHFISSDKVVRLMDEVESIFTRHFANNDRKKAMKFLRPQHHRDSHMVTFFVGLFTGCFVSLFSVYAILAHLSGLFSPGTEAGYMETVYPVFSAFALLSLHLFMYGCNLFMWKSTRINYNFIFEFTPSTALKYRDAFLICTSFMTAVVGAMVVHLLLRSSGFSPTQVDAIPGFLLLFVIGLLICPFNIFYRPTRYCFLRIIRNIVCSPFYKVLMVDFFMADQLTSQIPLLRHMESTACYFLARSFRTHRYETCKSGRLYRELAYVISFAPYYWRAMQCARRWFDECDPKHLANMGKYVSAMVAAGARITYANQKTELWLVVVLVTSVLATVYQLYWDFVQDWNLLNPKSKNPWLRDDLILKNKSIYYVSIVLNLVLRVAWVETVTRFNVGMLESRMLDFFLASLEVIRRGHWNFYRLENEHLNNVGKFRAVNAVPLPFRETDSDG